The genome window CACGAGCCAGCGACGCCGTGGACCGTCGAACAGTGTCGATATCCTCTGTGCCCAAAGTCATGGGAGGAATAGCGCAGGCGGAGTCGCCTGAGTGAATACCGGCTTCCTCAATGTGCTCCATGACGCCAGCGAGATAAACCTCTTCACCATCGCACAAAGCGTCGACATCGATTTCAATGGCATTGTCCAAGAACCGGTCAACGAGGACGGGATGATCGTGGGTGATCTCGGTCGCCCGGGAAATGTAGTCGGCGAGAGAGTCGTCATCATAGACAATTTCCATGCCACGGCCGCCCAACACGTAGGAAGGCCGGACCAGCACTGGATAGCCAATTGACGACGCTACCGCCTGAGCTTCCTCGAGGTTCTTCGCCGTCCCATAGGCCGGTGCCGGGAGTCCAGACCGTTCGAGAACCCCTCCGAACTCACCGCGGTCTTCCGCCAGGTTAATGGCCTCGGGAGTTGTTCCGATCACCGGAACGCCGGCCTCTTTGAGCTGCTCAGCCAGGCCTAGCGGTGTCTGTCCGCCCAACTGGCAGATGACGCCTGCCACATTTCCCGACTCTGATTCGGCGTGGTAGACCTCCATGACATCTTCAAAGGTCAATGGCTCAAAGTAGAGGCGGTCAGCCGTGTCATAGTCGGTAGAGACCGTCTCTGGGTTGCAGTTAACCATGACCGTCTCATAACCGATGCGTGAGAGCTCCAATGCCGCGTGAACACACGAATAGTCGAACTCAATCCCCTGGCCAATACGGTTGGGGCCAGAGCCGAGAATGAGGATCTTTTCTTTCTCTCGCTGCGGAGTCACTTCACTTTCAGCGGCCGGATCAAGTTCATACGCGCTGTAGTGGTAGGGAGTTTTTGCCTCAAACTCCGCCGCACACGTATCCACCGTTTTGAATACCGGGCGGATACCGAGGGACCACCGCAGTGTCCGCACACCATTTTCTCCGGCGAGTTCGGGCCTCACACTGGCAATTTGTGCGTCGGACAGCCCAAGGTACTTCGCTCGACGCAACAGGACTTCGGTGAGCACCGGCGCCGCCTCTAGCTCCTTACGGAAAGCCACCAGTTGCTCGATTTCCGCAATAAACCAGGGGTCAATGCCGGACGCTTCGTGGACCTCATCGACGTTGGCGCCCAGCCGAAGAGCAAGTTCAACGAGGTACAAGCGTCCTTCTTTGGGCACGCGGAGCATATCGACGACAGCCGCTTTGTCCTTAGCCGATTCGCCAGCAAAGTGTTCGTCGGGGTATGTCCAGAAGCCGCTTTCTTTGTTCTCCAGGGAACGGAGAACCTTGTTCAGGCCTGCAATATAATTGCGCCCCAATGCCATTGCTTCGCCCACCGACTTCATGGACGTGGTCAGGGTGTCGTCGGAACCCGGGAATTTTTCGAACGCAAAGCGAGGAGCCTTGACGACGACGTAGTCCAGCGTCGGCTCGAATGCCGCTGGGGTCACACCGGTGATGTCATTGCGGATTTCATCTAAGGTGTATCCAATTGCCAGCTTGGCCGCGATTTTCGCGATGGGGAAACCGGTTGCCTTCGATGCCAATGCTGATGAACGCGACACGCGTGGATTCATCTCGATGGTGACGATGCGACCATTATCAGGGTTCACCGCGAACTGGATATTACAACCGCCTGTATCGACGCCTACCTCGCGCAGAATTGCGATGGCCTGGTCACGCATGACCTGAAATTCACGGTCGGTCAGGGTAAGCGCAGGCGCAACGGTGACGGAGTCACCAGTATGGACGCCCACCGCATCCACGTTTTCGATTGAACAGACGATGACGACGTTATCGTTGCCGTCCCGCATGAGCTCAAGCTCATACTCTTTCCACCCCAGAATGGATTCTTCGATGAGCACATTTGCTTCCGGTGAGGCTGCTAACCCGCCGCCGGCAATGCGGTCGATGTCGTCGTACGTGTAGGCAAGGCCAGATCCCAGGCCCCCCATAGTGAACGAGGGGCGAACAACAACAGGAAGGCCGAGCTCAGCGACGGTTTCGTGAACTTCCTCCATGTTGTGGCACACCCGCGACCGAGCTGACTCGCCACCAATTTTTTCGACGATGTCCTTAAACTTTTGCCGGTCCTCTCCCCTCTCAATAGCCTCAATATCAGCACCAATCAGTTCCACGTGGTGTTTGGCGAGGATCCCCCGACGGTCAAGCTGAATGGCGGCATTGAGAGCTGTCTGTCCACCCAGTGTGGCGAGCACGGCATCTATGGGGTGTCCTTCGGCAGCTTCTTTCTCGAAGATCTTCTCGATGTATTCGGGATCGATCGGTTCAATATAGGTATGGTCCGCGAACTCAGGGTCGGTCATGATGGTCGCCGGATTGGAGTTAATTAAGGTGACGCGGAGTCCTTCTTGTTCGAGGACTCGACATGCCTGAGTTCCGGAGTAGTCAAATTCACATGCTTGGCCGATGACAATAGGGCCAGACCCGATGACCAGCACGTGGTTAAGGTTTGTACGGCGTGGCATTTACTTGGCCTTTCCTTCTTGCATAACGGTCACGAACTGATCGAAAAGCGGATTCGCATCATGGGGACCCGCAGCCGCCTCTGGGTGGTATTGCACAGAGAAGGCCCGCCCATCGTCGAGAGCGACGCCTTCCACCACGTTGTCGTTCGGGCAAATGTGGGTGACGTGGGCCGGTCCGAAGGGGGTGTCGAAGCTGGCTGTCAGCTCTTCGGTACTGAGTGTTTCCGACGCGTCATCAACATGCGGAGGAAGCAAGGCGAATCCGTGGTTTTGGGCGGTGATGGAGACGCGCCCCGTGGCGACGTCGACAACGGGGACGTTAATTCCGCGGTGACCGAATTTGAGTTTGTAGGTACCTAAACCTAATGCTCGGCCAAAGATCTGGTTCCCGAAACAAATTCCGAAGAACGGAATTTTTGCCGAAAGAACCTGGCGGACGATGTCGACCATGGTGTCCGCCGTCGACGGATCCCCCGGACCGTTCGAAATAAACACCCCGTCAGGGTTGTACTTCTGGATGTCGTCGAATGAGGTATTCGCCGGGACAACGACTGTCTTAATGCCGCGTCGCGCGAAATTTCGCGGCGTATTGGTCTTAATTCCCATGTCATAGGCGACAACAGTCAGAGTATCCGACTGCGACGACGTTCCCTCAGGCTCAACGATATAAGGCTCGTCAGTGCTCACTTCTTCGGCAAGATCCTGGCCTGCCATGGACGGAATCTCGTTAACAATGGATAGGAGCTCGTCGACGGGTTTCGCGGCCTCATCCCCAGTAAAGATCCCAGCGTTGACTGATCCCTTGTCGCGCAGATGGCGAACCAATGCACGGGTGTCGACGTTCTTAATGCCGATTATTCCCTGTGACGCCATTTCATCCTGGAGGGAACGCTTGCTCCGCCAGTTAGACGGGCGCGCGGAAAGGTCACGGATAATCAAACCGGATACCCAGATAGTGGATCCACGCGACTCATCGTCTTCGTCATTCCACCCGGTGTTTCCAATTTGTGGTGCGGTCGCGCACACTAACTGACGACGATAGGACGGATCCGTCATCGTCTCCTGGTAGCCGGTCATGCCCGTGGTGAAGACGGCCTCGCCGAGGGCACGGCCTGTGGCCCCGAAGGATATCCCGCGGAAAACGCGTCCATCAGCGAGAACGAGAACGGCGGGAAGACTCCCCGACTGTACGTCGGTATTCGAGGAAGGAGAGTCGGTCGTGTGTAGCGATGTGGGCGATGTACTCACTAGTGAACCTTTCTGTCCAAGGGCTGGGAGGCTTCACCGTCTAGGCAGGTGATGTGCCCACGGAGAATCGTGGTGGTGACTTTGGCGCGGAATTCCATACCCTCGTACGGAGTGTTATCGGCTTTGGAAGCGAGGTCCTTCCCGCTGGCTACCCACCGGTGATCGGGATCAATGGCGGTCAGGTTGGCTGGCTCGCCAACCGCGATAGGACGGCCCTGCTCCGGAAGCCGGACGATCTCCGCTGGGCGTTCGGACATCACCGTGGCGACAAAACGCCAATCTTCCAGTCCCGTTTCGACAAAGAGCTGGGAGATGATGCTCAGTGATGTTTCCAGCCCCAGCATTCCCGGACGGGCATGGTCGAACTCACAGCATTTCTCTTCGGATCCGTGCGGGGCGTGGTCGGTGGCGACACAATCGATGATGCGGTCACGCAGCGCATCACGCAGCGCGAGAACATCCCGCTCTTCGCGAAGGGGCGGGTTAACTTTGTTGACACCGTCATAGGTGCGGAGGCGTTCATCAGTAAGGATAAGGTGATGGGGCGTGACCTCAGCGGTGACAGGAAGTCCCTGTTCTTTGGCCCATTTCACCAAGGAGACCGTGCCTTCGGTGGACGCGTGACAAATATGGACGCGGCCGCCATAGTCCCTGGTCATGATGGAATCGCGAGCGACAATTGATTCTTCGGCAACGCGTGGCCATCCCCGAAGACCGAGCTCGGCAGCGATCGTTCCCTCGTGGGCAACAGCGCCCTGGGTTAACCGTGCGTCCTCACAATGCTGGGCGAGTAAAACGTCGAGCCCCTTGGCATATTCCACAGCTCGACGCATCACCTCGGGATCATTCACGCATGTTCCGTCGTCGGAGAACATCCGAACTTTAGCTTCTGAATCCCGCATCATGCCGAGTTCAGCAAGCTCTTTCCCTTCACGTTGTTTCGTGATGGCTCCGACGGGATGAACATCGCAGAGGCCGATATTTTGGCCCTTGTACCACACCGATTCGACGATGGATGGGTCGTCCATCACCGGTTTGGTATTCGGCATGGTGAAGACCGCGGTGAAACCGCCACGCGCTGCAGCTTGGGAGCCGGTTAACAACGTTTCTGTGTCTTCACGGCCTGGTTCGCGCAAATGGACGTGGATGTCAATGAATCCTGGCAACAACACCTGACCAGACAGGTTCAAGACTCGAGCGCCCTCAGGTGCGTCAATTGTCGGGCCAATTTCCGCGATAACGCCGTCGGTAATCAGAACCGACGTGGGGTCGCCTTCACCATACGGGCGCACTCCTGTGAGAAGGATCGAACCGCGTGCAGGTGGTGCCTGTGTGCCGGTTTCCGGCCACGACTGAGCACTCAATTTATGACTCCTTCGTTGTGTGAGATTGTCCGTGGGTACCGATGATGAGCGAGAACAGAACCGCCATGCGGACGTGGACACCGTTGTTAACCTGTTGCAAAACCGCAGTTCGGGGGGCATCCGCTACGGAATAATTAATCTCCATGCCACGAAGCATGGGCCCCGGGTGCATGATGATGGCCTTATCTTTCATCTTGGCCTCACGCGCAGTGCTCATTCCGTATAACGTGGCGTATTCGCGGTGGCTGGGGAAGAACCCTCCGGCCATGCGTTCGGCTTGAACGCGCAGCATCATGATGGCATCGGCGTCGGCAAGCTCGGAATCCATGTCATAGGAAATCCGGACCGGCCACGTCTCTACCCCATACGGGAGCAGCGTCGGCGGGGCGACATAGACGACTTCCGCCCCCAGTTTTGTCAATAACTCGGCATTAGAGCGCGCGACGCGCGAGTGGAGGATATCCCCCACGATCACGATTTTTCGCCCGTTGATTCCGCCGAGGCGTTGCCGAAGAGTAAGCGCGTCCAACAGTGCCTGTGTCGGGTGTTGATGGGCACCATCACCAGCGTTGATGACGCTGGGTCCGTCCCCGTTGGGAGCCACCCAGTGGGCTAATTGTTGCGCCGCTCCGGAGCTGGGATGGCGAATGATGAGAGCGTCGGCGCCAATCGCTGTGAGAGTTAAACCGGTGTCTTGGAGGGACTCCCCCTTTTTCACGCTTGAGGACGATGCACTGATGTTGATGACGTCGGCGCTCATCCACTTTCCTGCTGTTTCAAAGCTGGATCGTGTGCGGGTGGAGTTTTCGTAGAACACGGTGAAGATTGTGCGGCCTCGGAGGGTGGGCAGCTTCTTGAGTTCGCGTCCTTCGAGGGCTTCCTTAAAGTTCTGCGCTTCGTCTAAGAGGCCAGTGATTTCATCGGCAGAGAGATCCGCCATCGAGAGAAGGTGCTTCATGAGTTGCTCCCTTCATGAGTGGAGCTCTCCCCCGCGGTTTCGTCCGCCGACGACGATGAACCACTATTAGCTGGCCGGCGCAGGACAACACCGTCATGGCCGTCGAGTTCTTCGAGGGAGACGATAACGTCTTCTGAATGGGATGTCGGAATATTTTTCCCGACGTAGTCCGCGCGGATAGGCAGTTCGCGATGGCCTCGGTCCACCACGACAGCAAGCTGGACGATGCTGGCACGACCGATATCACGTAGCGCATCTAGCGCTGATCGCACGCTTCGACCGGAGTACAGAACATCGTCGACAAGGATGACGGTCTTTCCGTCGATTCCGTCGTCGGGAATTGATGTGCGTTGGAGAGCCCGGTGAGGTTTATGACGAAGATCATCGCGGTAGAGGGTGATGTCCAATGCCCCCGTGGCTACTGTGATTCCCGCGAATTCGTGAATGAGGTGAGCTAATCGCTCGGCTAAGGGAACGCCCCCACTGGGAATTCCCAAAAGGACGACGCGCTTGGCGTCGTCGGCATCCAGTGCTGTTTTTTCGATTATCTGGTGCGCGATGCGTGCAACAGTACGGCCGACGTCGTCGGATGAGAGAATTTCTGTCTCTATCGCGTCGGTAGTCGGCGTAGACGTACGTGCTGTATTCATCGTGACCTCCTTCCCTGCCTCTCGGTGCAGTCCGTTAAAGGATGTCACTCCTAATGATGTGAAATTGTTGATACCGCTCAGCACTCTACCACGGCCATGAGACGATTGCAGGCTTTCTCAGCCCTCATTTGTGTGTACCTGTGTGTATCGGTTCACGTGCTTTGACGCATATGAACAGTGTTTCTGGATTACATCGAGTGAAGCCGAGTATCCTCAACACGTTATCTTTTGTCGGTCGACTCTGCTCAGCATTGTCACCTTTTGAAGAGTAAGGATGTCAGGACTATGGCAGAAGGAGAACGTCCCACCAGCGTTCCATCTGTGGAGCCCACACACGAAGCTGAGCTATCTCAATCTTCTCGGTCAGCGAAACAGAGTCCGAAAGAGTTTCGCCCCATCCTCCCACCGTTCAGGTACATGTCGACGAAACAGCTCACGATCACCCGTCGCCTTGCTGTCTCTGTGTGGGTACTTGGACTCATAATGTGGATCACCTTTCGAGGATGGCCTTTTGGCAGGTCAACGCTGTTCATTGTGTTGACTAGCGGGCTTGCTGCATTGTCGATTGGGCGCCGCCACCTCTATCAATTAATCGTTGATTGGAGCCCGTTCTTCCTGTTTCTTGTTGCTTATGACAACACGAGAACATGGTCTTTGCAGCTTGGGCTGCCCGTCCATTGGCACTTAGCCCCGGATATCGATAAGGCGATGTTCGGAGTCGTCCCCACGGTCTGGTTGCAGGAGCAGATTCGCTTCGAGGAACCGCCGTGGTGGGAACTCATTTTGGCCATTGTCTACATTTCTTACTTTGTGACGCCATATATCATGGCCTTCGGCGAATGGCTTCGGTCGCGCGCCGATTTCGCGCGTTTCGCTGCTGGTATGTTGACGGTGTCGTTCATTGGTCTTATCGGCTATGTGTTCGTTCCTGCCGCACCCCCCTGGGCTGCTGGGCGGTGCGCACCCGCGGATGTTGCCGACGGGCCACGTAGCGTCCGTTGCATGTTCGTCGACGATCATGCTGGTGAGGGCTCCATCCTCGGCCCTGTTCACGCGAATCACGATGACACTCACCCGTGGGTTGAGCGCTTGAGTGCTCGCGGGTGGGAGAAGCTTAATCACCTCAGTTTCTCGGCGGCCGTGGCCCATGCTGAAGAAAGCCCGAGCGAGGGTGAGACCAAGACGGTCGCAGCGGATACGTCGGAGGGTGACTCACAGTCCTCGACCTCAGACGAGTCTTCAGGGATTGGTGCGCTGATCGAACGTGGCCAAAAGGAATCGAACCTTGTGGCGGCTATCCCATCCCTACATGCTGCGCTCACCATGTACTTGGCGACGTACATGTTTGCTCGACGGCGTAAAAAACTTGGTGTTGTGTGTCTTATCTACGCCTTCGCGATGGGCTTTACCCTGGTCTTTTTTGCTGAGCATTATGTGTTTGACATTTTGCTGGGTTGGGGCATCGCGATCGTTGTTCCCCTTGTCGGCGTCGCCCTCGAAAAGTGGTGGACCCGAAACAATCTGAGTAGCCGGCTCCCGTGGAAACGTGGCGCATTGAATCCGAACCGCGAACTAGCCGAATCGCTGAGCTAGTGCTCGAAGCTCTATCTAAGCCCCCTCGCGGGGCTTTTTTATTTTGCCCTCGCGTGAGTGCAAACGGAGCCACAGCCGGGGTGTCATCCGCCCCCTCCGACCCGAAGCGTCTGTCACGATCCGCATTTCTCTATCGACCCAGATAGAGCCCCTCCTGCGGCGCGACGCGCTGTGGGGCCGGGATCCACAATGGTGACACCACGTCTACCGCTCCTTTGGCCCCCTTGATGAGCATGGCCCGGAATAGTGGGTAAACGCTGACTGGCTGTGGCTCCGTCGGCATGACTAGGTTATACGAACGGCAGTCGTTTTCTACATCCAGTTTTACAATGTCTTTCAATAGACCTTTCTGTCTGTTATCAGATTAATCTGGCACCGATTGCACACCGATAAGTTATCTCTATTTCAGCCATACTAAAACTCCAGCTCTTAGCTGTTATCAATCTGTAACTCGTTTGTTACATTGCTAATCGTAGAAATGTCCCTCAGGTCCCTTAACTGAAATTATGGCGCGAAAATTACCCCATTTTGGGGTTGGTTAGGGCGGCTGTAGGGCCGGTATCGACCATGCCGCTCACTTGTCGTCGTGACTTAATTACGCCCGACGCATCGTGGTAGCGGAGCACCCCACCATAAGAAAAAGGCATAGAAAAACTCCGCCGGTGAGTACCGACGGAGCTATTCGACTATGACCATTTGAGGCGCAGAGACTTCCCTACCGCGCGCCGAATGTCATGATTCGTCATTCGACTGCGAACGCTGCACTTCTCCAGCGATATCATCCAAAACCGCATTGACATACGCCGGGGCAACATCCGTTGAATACTCGGAAGCCAACTCGATCCCTTCAGAAACCGCGACCTTCGGAGGCACTTCCTCATTGTGAAGCAACTCCCACGTCGACACCCTCATGACAGCTCGGTCAACAGCAGGGATACGGTCCAAACGCCACGTCGAGGACAAGTGAGAGGCAATCGCGGAATCTATGCCATCCAAGTTCTCTGCGACGCCCGACACGATCGTCGCCGTGTAATCGGACACGGGTAAGACACCAGATTCCGAATCCTGAGACAGTTCTCGTCGCTGCTCGACGACATACACAGGATCTTGATCTCTAAATTCCGCCTCGAACAAAATATCGACGGCGCGACGTCGGGCTTTATACCTTGACCCATGCCGCTTGAATCCACTACGAGTGGACTTTGTTCGCTTCTCGGCGGAAGGCTGGCCACCCTGCTGGGGATGGTCACCCGTCTCATTCTGTATGGGCGTGCCCGCAGATGAGGACGCTCCAACGTTGTCGTCTGCCACGTCCATGTTCCTTAGTTATTCACGCGTGAAAGGTAGGAGCCATCACGCGTATCGATTTTCAGGACATTGCCGGTCTCAATGAAGAGAGGAACCTGCACCTCTGCTCCAGTCTCAAGGGTTGCTGGCTTCGTGCCACCTGTCGAACGGTCACCCTGCAAACCGGGATCGGTGTGCTTGACCTTCAGTTCAACGGAGACCGGCAACTCGACGAACAGCGGTTGATCCTCATAGAAAGAGACCTGGACAGGCATGTTTTCCAACAAGAACCGAGCACCGTCACCCATCAGCTCCGGCGAAAGAGGAATCTGCTCGTAGTTCTTATCGTCCATGACCACGTAATCAGTGCCATCGTTGTAGAGGTACGTCATATCACGGCGGTCTACCGTCGCGGTCTCAACTTTGACACCAGCATTGAAAGTCTTATCGACGACTTTCCCGGATACAACGTCCTTGAGCTTGGTACGGACGAACGCTGGCCCTTTACCCGGCTTGACGTGCTGAAACTCCACAATCTGCTGAAGTTTGTTGTCAAGTTTCAGAACTAGCCCATTTTTGAAATCGGCAGTAGTTGCCACTGAAAACTCCTCATCCTTCAGGACACACCATGATCCTGAGATATCGATTTCACATAACCTTGGCACTTCGTGAGTGGATATCGACAATCCGCGGTGGCTTAAGCCGATTCCACTACCGTGACGAAGACCTCGTACAGGGTCTACCCTACTAGACGACCGTCAGCGCCGGACTGCTGGTATTGAGTGGGCGCGAACCGTCCTCTGTCACGACCAACGTGTTTTCGATTCGCGCTCCCGAGAGACCGGGCACGTAAATCCCGGGTTCGATGGTCAGAGTTTGACCGACGTCGATGGTCTTTGATTTATCGGTACGTGACGCAGAGTATGGCCTCTCATGGACGTCGAGCCCCACTCCATGACCAGTCGAGTGAACGAAGTATTCGCCATAGCCTGCGTCGTCGATAATGTCTCGGCACACCTTATCGATAGCGAATAGCCCTGCGCCTGGCCGTAATGCCTCGCAACCGGCAAGGAAAGCACGGTAGACAGTGTCCGCAATCTCGCGCTGCTTCTCCGGGGGCTCCCCGACCGACACCAATCGAGTTTGATCCGAAGCATACCCGTTGAGGTACACACCAAAGTCAATGGTGATGAGGCCCTTCGGGATCGGATCAGTACTTGCGCTGTGGTGCGGTTTTGCACCATTAACTCCCGACGCCACAATCGTCTCGAAGGAGATTCCGTCTGCGCCGAATTTCCTCATGCGGTACTCGAGTTCGGCAGCCACGATGTTTTCGGGAACACCCTCGCGGATGACTTCATCCTCAAGGAGCGACAACCAGGCCTTATCGGCCACGGCAGCTGCAGCGTCAAGAGCGGCAATTTCGGATTCGTCTTTGGTCATTCTCAGATCCTCAATGAGGTCTTGAGTGACCGTGTACTCGCCTAAACGCTGTGCTTCACCAAGGCTGAGACTGGTTTCAACGCCGATTTTCCCATCGAATGTTTTCCGAACAGCAGGAACTGTGTGCCGTTCGATGAGAACTTCAATGCCGGGGGCTTCGTCGGCAACCTGGGTGGTGTATCGACCATCGGTACCGAGGAGTTCCTTGCCATCAGCGGTCAGCAGGAGTGCTGCGTTTGATCCACTAAACCCCGTCAGATAACGAACATTTTTTAAATTGGTAACTAAAAGAGCAGGTACATCGGCCTTATTAAGCAACTCTCGCGCCGCATCTCGACGATGAGCATAAAGTTTTTCACGATCCATCAATTAATTCCTCTTGAGTAGTGAAGTATTAACAGAGTTTTATTTTTCACCGCGCGCAAGGAAATCCAGAGCGTAGGTGTAGCCCTCAACTCCCAAACCCACAATAACCCCGCGGGCAATCGGGCTCAGATAGGAATGCCGTCGGAAATCCTCACGAGAATGCACATTTGAAATGTGGACTTCTATAAAGCCTGCACCGTCAGCGATCTCAGCCAACGCATCGCGGAGGGCCACCGATGTGTGCGTCCATCCTCCCGGATTAATAATGACAGCTTCGCCCTCATCGGCGGCATGATGAATACGATCGATCATGTCGCCCTCATGGTTCGATTGATAAAAGCTCACGCTAATACCGAGGGATTCAGCGCGTTCGCGGAGCATGGTTTGGACGTCCTCGAGCGTCGTGGATCCGTAAATATCCGGTTCCCGTTTGCCCAGACGATCCAGGTTGGGACCATTGGCAACTAATACTCGCAAAGCTGTCTTGTTATCAGTAGTCACTACGACTCCCCTCTGTTATTCATGCGAATAAAGGCAGTCTGAAGGTCCTCATAATTAGGCCCAGCTAGCCGAATAGGGCATGGGACCTGGCTGGAATTATCCCCAGCTGACAACCCACTACCCGTATCAGGATCGTGGGAATCCGAATCATGGGAAGAAAGGATCACGAATCGGATCTTCCCGTCCCTGTTCTTCTTATCCATCTTCATCGCATCGATGAGATCATCGAGCGCAGCAGCATCATAATGCGTAGGCAAACCCAATGATTGAAGAATCGTTCGATGCTGCTGCACGACCGCGTCACTGAGATGCCCCGTCACGCAGGCAAGTTCTGCCTCAAAACACATTCCCACCGCAACCGCATGACCATGAGGCCACATGTAGTGCTCGACCTTCTCAATAGCGTGGCCAAAAGTGTGCCCATAATTGAGAATCTCACGCAAGCTTGATTCTTTAAGATCTTGCGAAACCATCGACGCTTTAACAGCGATGCTTCTGCGAATTAACTCGGGTAAATCGCCGGTCACATCGAGACACCGATCGGGATCACGCTCATAGAGTTTGGTGATCTCCGGATCCGCAATAAATCCGGTTTTCACGATTTCTGCGCTACCTGCGACGATCGCCTCACGAGGAAGATCGTTAATAAAGTCGAGATCAACAAATACAGCCGATGGCTCATGGAAAGCACCCACCAAGTTTTTGCCAGCTGGTGTATTAATACCTGTTTTCCCGCCGACGGCCGCGTCGACCATTCCCAACACCGTGGTCGGCACTTGAATGACATCGATGCCGCGCATCCATGTCGCCGCCACGAATCCGCCGACATCAGTTGCCGCGCCGCCGCCGACGCTGATAATCGCGTCG of Corynebacterium kroppenstedtii DSM 44385 contains these proteins:
- a CDS encoding dihydroorotase translates to MSAQSWPETGTQAPPARGSILLTGVRPYGEGDPTSVLITDGVIAEIGPTIDAPEGARVLNLSGQVLLPGFIDIHVHLREPGREDTETLLTGSQAAARGGFTAVFTMPNTKPVMDDPSIVESVWYKGQNIGLCDVHPVGAITKQREGKELAELGMMRDSEAKVRMFSDDGTCVNDPEVMRRAVEYAKGLDVLLAQHCEDARLTQGAVAHEGTIAAELGLRGWPRVAEESIVARDSIMTRDYGGRVHICHASTEGTVSLVKWAKEQGLPVTAEVTPHHLILTDERLRTYDGVNKVNPPLREERDVLALRDALRDRIIDCVATDHAPHGSEEKCCEFDHARPGMLGLETSLSIISQLFVETGLEDWRFVATVMSERPAEIVRLPEQGRPIAVGEPANLTAIDPDHRWVASGKDLASKADNTPYEGMEFRAKVTTTILRGHITCLDGEASQPLDRKVH
- a CDS encoding aspartate carbamoyltransferase catalytic subunit; the encoded protein is MKHLLSMADLSADEITGLLDEAQNFKEALEGRELKKLPTLRGRTIFTVFYENSTRTRSSFETAGKWMSADVINISASSSSVKKGESLQDTGLTLTAIGADALIIRHPSSGAAQQLAHWVAPNGDGPSVINAGDGAHQHPTQALLDALTLRQRLGGINGRKIVIVGDILHSRVARSNAELLTKLGAEVVYVAPPTLLPYGVETWPVRISYDMDSELADADAIMMLRVQAERMAGGFFPSHREYATLYGMSTAREAKMKDKAIIMHPGPMLRGMEINYSVADAPRTAVLQQVNNGVHVRMAVLFSLIIGTHGQSHTTKES
- the carB gene encoding carbamoyl-phosphate synthase large subunit: MPRRTNLNHVLVIGSGPIVIGQACEFDYSGTQACRVLEQEGLRVTLINSNPATIMTDPEFADHTYIEPIDPEYIEKIFEKEAAEGHPIDAVLATLGGQTALNAAIQLDRRGILAKHHVELIGADIEAIERGEDRQKFKDIVEKIGGESARSRVCHNMEEVHETVAELGLPVVVRPSFTMGGLGSGLAYTYDDIDRIAGGGLAASPEANVLIEESILGWKEYELELMRDGNDNVVIVCSIENVDAVGVHTGDSVTVAPALTLTDREFQVMRDQAIAILREVGVDTGGCNIQFAVNPDNGRIVTIEMNPRVSRSSALASKATGFPIAKIAAKLAIGYTLDEIRNDITGVTPAAFEPTLDYVVVKAPRFAFEKFPGSDDTLTTSMKSVGEAMALGRNYIAGLNKVLRSLENKESGFWTYPDEHFAGESAKDKAAVVDMLRVPKEGRLYLVELALRLGANVDEVHEASGIDPWFIAEIEQLVAFRKELEAAPVLTEVLLRRAKYLGLSDAQIASVRPELAGENGVRTLRWSLGIRPVFKTVDTCAAEFEAKTPYHYSAYELDPAAESEVTPQREKEKILILGSGPNRIGQGIEFDYSCVHAALELSRIGYETVMVNCNPETVSTDYDTADRLYFEPLTFEDVMEVYHAESESGNVAGVICQLGGQTPLGLAEQLKEAGVPVIGTTPEAINLAEDRGEFGGVLERSGLPAPAYGTAKNLEEAQAVASSIGYPVLVRPSYVLGGRGMEIVYDDDSLADYISRATEITHDHPVLVDRFLDNAIEIDVDALCDGEEVYLAGVMEHIEEAGIHSGDSACAIPPMTLGTEDIDTVRRSTASLAREIGVRGLMNVQFALKDDTLYVIEANPRASRTVPFVSKATGVPLAKAAARISVGATLQELRMEGMIPTDHDGGSLPLDAPIAVKEAVLPFRRFRRQDGSLLDSLLSPEMKSTGEVMGLDRAFGAAYAKSQAGAYGRLPVSGTVFVSVANHDKRTMVFPIQRLATLGFSLLATEGTAGMLRRNGIPCEVVAKQSQVHEDNPSVDHVEVGTVHRDKDGRRSIVDLILDEQVDLIINTPAGSSGARHDGYEIRAAALNAEIPCITTVQAAVAAVQAIESIHGISETAPTGHQSDGQGNPQRGQDGADQDDRRPNTSLMVAAIQDLHA
- the carA gene encoding glutamine-hydrolyzing carbamoyl-phosphate synthase small subunit, with translation MSTSPTSLHTTDSPSSNTDVQSGSLPAVLVLADGRVFRGISFGATGRALGEAVFTTGMTGYQETMTDPSYRRQLVCATAPQIGNTGWNDEDDESRGSTIWVSGLIIRDLSARPSNWRSKRSLQDEMASQGIIGIKNVDTRALVRHLRDKGSVNAGIFTGDEAAKPVDELLSIVNEIPSMAGQDLAEEVSTDEPYIVEPEGTSSQSDTLTVVAYDMGIKTNTPRNFARRGIKTVVVPANTSFDDIQKYNPDGVFISNGPGDPSTADTMVDIVRQVLSAKIPFFGICFGNQIFGRALGLGTYKLKFGHRGINVPVVDVATGRVSITAQNHGFALLPPHVDDASETLSTEELTASFDTPFGPAHVTHICPNDNVVEGVALDDGRAFSVQYHPEAAAGPHDANPLFDQFVTVMQEGKAK
- the pyrR gene encoding bifunctional pyr operon transcriptional regulator/uracil phosphoribosyltransferase PyrR gives rise to the protein MNTARTSTPTTDAIETEILSSDDVGRTVARIAHQIIEKTALDADDAKRVVLLGIPSGGVPLAERLAHLIHEFAGITVATGALDITLYRDDLRHKPHRALQRTSIPDDGIDGKTVILVDDVLYSGRSVRSALDALRDIGRASIVQLAVVVDRGHRELPIRADYVGKNIPTSHSEDVIVSLEELDGHDGVVLRRPANSGSSSSADETAGESSTHEGSNS